The proteins below are encoded in one region of Coffea arabica cultivar ET-39 chromosome 4c, Coffea Arabica ET-39 HiFi, whole genome shotgun sequence:
- the LOC140004829 gene encoding uncharacterized protein has product MAYRTAIRTFTGITPYNLMYGMEAILPVEVEIPSLRILMEAKLDEADWIKQRHEQLSLIDEKRLNAICHGQYYQKRMTRAYNKKVKGRLFKKEDKVLKRILLV; this is encoded by the coding sequence ATGGCCTATAGGACTGCTATTCGGACTTTTACTGGGATAACGCCTTACAACCTTATGTACGGAATGGAAGCAATTCTGCCAGTTGAGGTTGAAATTCCTTCACTGCGCATACTAATGGAGGCCAAACTGGATGAAGCTGACTGGATTAAACAACGTCATGAGCAGTTGTCTTTGATTGATGAGAAGAGGTTAAATGCCATTTGTCATGGTCAGTACTATCAAAAGAGAATGACCCGTGCTTACAACAAGAAGGTCAAAGGGCGATTGTTcaaaaaagaagacaaagtgCTGAAACGGATTTTGCTAGTATAA